In Xiphophorus hellerii strain 12219 chromosome 4, Xiphophorus_hellerii-4.1, whole genome shotgun sequence, a single genomic region encodes these proteins:
- the LOC116718355 gene encoding uncharacterized protein LOC116718355, translating into MLCMGVPYSAVKQSELFKNRQQQAATGSRQHNIEPELRILLRNTMKNFICLCFVLCFMDQSLCGDPVNITAKPGQQNVDLPCRADRNSKVSAVSLTRDDLDPRYVLLYRNDRIDEALQNQQYLGRTKLQSLNTTDGQIHLTIKNVTEKDSGVYECIVQAKLKSKTRRKTANIESTIIQLHVAAAQSNPPQGNMDGNRGEGGKEDGGNKDGLGVSRSHVVLMVAVAAVAVSMVIVAVIRRKKIRTPSSFLPEDAENPQLI; encoded by the exons ATGCTCTGCATGGGTGTGCCTTACAGTGCAGTGAAACAGTCAGAACTATTTAAGAACAGGCAGCAACAGGCAGCAACAGGCAGCAGGCAGCATAACATCGAGCCTGAGCTCAGGATCTTACTGAGAAACACCATGAAGAACTTCATCTGTCTCTGCTTTGTTCTGTGCTTCATGGATCAGTCTCTCTGTGGAG atccTGTAAACATCACAGCAAAACCTGGACAACAGAACGTCGATCTGCCATGTAGAGCTGACAGGAACAGCAAAGTCTCAGCTGTAAGCCTGACCAGAGACGACCTGGATCCACGATATGTGCTTCTCTACAGGAATGACCGGATTGATGAAGCTCTCCAGAATCAACAGTACTTGGGCAGAACAAAACTCCAAAGCCTTAACACCACTGATGGACAAATCCATCTGACTATAAAGAATGTGACAGAGAAGGACAGTGGAGTGTATGAGTGCATTGTCCAGGCTAagctaaaaagcaaaacacgCAGGAAGACAGCCAACATAGAAAGCACCATCATCCAGCTGCATGTAGCTGCTGCACAGTCTAATCCTCCTCAAG ggAACATGGATGGAAacagaggagaaggagggaaaGAGGATGGAGGGAATAAAGACGGGTTAGGGGTCAGTCGAAGTCATGTTGTCCTGATGGTGGCTGTCGCTGCTGTCGCTGTTTCCATGGTGATAGTAGCAGTTATTAGGAGGAAGAAGATCAGGACTCCTTCTTCTTTTCTCCCTGAAGATGCAGAGAATCCTCAGTTGATCTGA